The Neoarius graeffei isolate fNeoGra1 chromosome 1, fNeoGra1.pri, whole genome shotgun sequence region TCGATCTGTCTGGATGTGTTCACTGATCCAGTCACCACTCCATGTGGACACAACTTCTGTAAGAGCTGCCTTACACAGTGCTGGGAGAAGAGTCAACACTGTCACTGTCCATTATGTAAAGAGAAATTCACCAAGAAACCTGAACTGAAGATTAATACAACACTGAGAGAGGTTGCAGATCTCTTCAAGAAGAAACGTGGTCCTGATAAACCTCAGGTTCTTTGTGATGCCTGCACTGGAGAGAAGCTGAAGGCCCTGAAATCCTGTCTGGATTGTGGACTGACTTTCTGTAAAACTCATTTAGAGCCTCATAATCATGTTTCCAAACTTAAGAAACACAAATTAATAAACCctgtggagaacctggaggactacATATGCCAGAAACATGAGAGACCGCTGGAGCTGTTCTGTAGAGATGATCAGacgtgtgtgtgtcagttctgcACTGAGACAGACCACAAGAATCACAACACTGTTCCTATAGAGAAGGAGAGCGGAGAGAGGAAGGTGAGAAACACTGATTAACATCAACTTTAGACATTATAGAAAATACAAATTAATTTACCTAGTGGTAGATCAGATTGGAAATTTCTGAGATCAAATTCCAGGACAAGAGGGACAAAAGTATTAAAAATATCAATGACTTATCTTCTGCTCTGTCCTCAGACTCAGCTggggaaaacacagacagacatgCAGCAGATGATTCAGGACCGACTGAAGAAGATCCAAGAGATCAAACACTCAGTCGAGCTCAGCAAAGTGTGTGGAAAATAGTTTATGTATTGTTTGCTTGAATCTGTAGAAATTAACGATCCGCAATAAATATTAGTTCATTATTCAGTGTGAtgtaaagaaagtgaaaatgtgttGCTCCTTTAGAGAAgcacagagaaagagaaagcagACAGTGTTGAAGTCTTCACTGCTCTGATTCGCTCCATTGAGAGAAGTCAGGCTGAGCTGCTCgaggtgatggaggagaagcAGAGAGCAGCAGAGAGGCAGGCTGAAGGACTCATTAAAGAGCTGGAGCAGGAAATCACTGTGCTAAAGAGGAGagacactgagctggagcagctctcACACACTGAGGAGCATCTCCACCTCCTACAGGTCAGTGTTCCTCTCTCTGCTCACTGGCAATGCAGAACATCACAGAACAACACTCACCATGCTGAGGGATTTCTCCTCTCTCCTGCTCTACTGTAGATTTACTCCTCCATGTGCAGCCCTCCACACACCAAGAACTGGACTGAGATCAGTATTAACACTGATCTGAGTGGGGACACTGTGAGGACAGCTCTGTCTCAGCTTCAGCAGACTCTGAATAAAAAACTCACTAAAACACTCAATGACAAGTTAAAGGAAGCAGGTGAGAAACTTTTATGAGATGGTGTTTTCTAGGTACAATTCTATAATATTTGAtcaattttcacttttttttcatTCAAATCCTGCAATGAAACCATCTGAAATCTAATGAAAGTGATGTTTTGTTGTAATTAGTTTCCACAGAACTGAAGAGGATTCAGCAGTATGCAGGTACAGTGAGGTTTCTGTTTCCTCTCATATTAAAATGTACAGATCGTCATTACACCACTGCATAATCAGACTTATTTTCATATGTAGATCTCTCCAGCTAAAAGGAAGTCTTAGTGTCTCTCATTATCCTCCTCACTACACTGTAAAAACGAAAATGTTGAGAAAACTCAAATTAtcaaggcaacatgatgcaatagATTTTTGAATTGTCTCAGCTTTTGACTACTGTTGTTGACTTTTACTAGTTTTCAAGTTTAGACAAGAGTTCTCACATAATTGATATTCTTGAGGCTAACCATGAAATTCTTGCTTCAATAACATGTATTTCTATCTTCAACAAATACAGAAATTCCTGCTGAATAAACACACAATTCTTGATTCAGCGAGATAGAAATGTTGCTTTATAAATCGATAAAAATGCATGTTGCTGTAATAAATTAATATGTAAAAAAAACAATGAAGAGCGCAAAGCATTAAGTTAACTGACACTATGTTTATTCTTCTTGGTAAACAACGTGGTGAACAGGACACGCATACATAAAATAATTGCCTGTCCAAGTGCATCTTGAAGTTGTAAATGAGCACTAATCACAATGAACTAGACATGTTTAAAATTGCACAAACATTGAAATTTTAGCAACAAACTTGAACAGGCAAAACACTGGTTCTGTGCCTCTCACAAATCTTGTAAAATGATTGTGACAAACGCATCCAAAAACGTCTTGAATTTGGATTATGTCACACAACACATGCATttttcaaatgtgtttaaagGTCTTTGAATCAAAGAATTTAAGAATAAAAAATTATAAAACTCCACCGCCTCGTTAACTGACATTCAACAATACCAAAAATGTATACACAGAGTGCAGAAtttttaggcaagttgtatttttgaggattagttttattattgaacaacaactatgttctcaatcaaacaaaaagactcataaatatcaaagctgaatatgtatggaggttagagtggggtgtttttagttttggccattttaggagaatatgtatgtgttcaggtaactttcactgtgcagaattattaggcaacttaataaaaaccaaatgtgtagccatttcacttatttattttcaccaggtacactgatatgacaactccagatttgcaaataaacatatgacattcaaacacaaaacaaaaacaaaatcagtgaccaatatagccacccttcttcatgaggacgctcaaaagccttccatccatagattctgtcaatttctttatctgttcacgaccaacattgtgtgcagcagcaaccacggcctcccagacgctgttcagagaggtgtactgttttccctctttgtagacctcacgttttataatggaccacaggttctctatggggtttaggtcaggtgaacaagggggccatgtcattatttttttcacctttcagacctttactggctagccacgcagtggagtatttggacgcatgagatggagcgttatcctgcatgaaaatcatgttcttcttgaaagatgctgactttttcctataccactgcttgaaggtttcttccaggaactggcagtaggtctgggagttgagtttgagtccatcctcaactcgaaaaggtccaacaagctcgtctttgatgataccagcccatagcagtactccacctccaccttgctggcgtcggagtggagctctgtgtccattactgatccagccacaggcccatccatctggcccatcaagagtcactctcatctcatcagaccacagcaccttagaaaaatcagtcttaagatatttcttggcccagtcttgacgttttatcttgtgtgccttactcagtggtggtcgtttttcagccttccttaccttggccatgtccctcagtattgcacaccttgtactctttgacactccaggaatgttgcaactctggaatatggcagaactggatgctaatggctgcttgttagcttcacgcttgattttccgcagatcatgtgcagttattttgcgccttttttttcccccacacgcttcttttgaccctgttgactatttgcaatgaaacgcttaattgttcggtgatcacgtttcaacatcttcgcaatttcaagagtgctgcatccgtctgcaagacatctcacaattttatacttttcaaagtctgtcagatctctcttctgacccattttgccagaggaaaagaggttgcctaataattatgcacacctgatatagggtgttgatgtcattagaccacaccccctctcattacacagatgcacagcacttgatatacttaattggtagtaggctttcaagcctaaacagcttggagtgggacaacatgcattaaaaggatgttgtggtcaaaatactcacttgcctaataattctgcactcagtgtatttcacaggcaaactggagttgCATGCTCAAAATGACTGCACATGCAAGATAGTGCATCCACCCAAGTTTTACTTGAGCACCACCAACAAACATGAACAGTGGAAACATGGTATATGCACCTCTTGCGAACTGGCAGCTGACATCTCCAAAAGTTTCATGAATCTTTGTTTCAGA contains the following coding sequences:
- the LOC132899645 gene encoding E3 ubiquitin-protein ligase TRIM39-like — translated: MALNPRSHSGYCYLQCIYLLGTFVNIKAATSGHFESSKHRRKKMAESSSPAKDRRRSSMEEPRSSFSGDSSSLLSEEQLLCSICLDVFTDPVTTPCGHNFCKSCLTQCWEKSQHCHCPLCKEKFTKKPELKINTTLREVADLFKKKRGPDKPQVLCDACTGEKLKALKSCLDCGLTFCKTHLEPHNHVSKLKKHKLINPVENLEDYICQKHERPLELFCRDDQTCVCQFCTETDHKNHNTVPIEKESGERKTQLGKTQTDMQQMIQDRLKKIQEIKHSVELSKRSTEKEKADSVEVFTALIRSIERSQAELLEVMEEKQRAAERQAEGLIKELEQEITVLKRRDTELEQLSHTEEHLHLLQIYSSMCSPPHTKNWTEISINTDLSGDTVRTALSQLQQTLNKKLTKTLNDKLKEAELKRIQQYAVDVTLDPDTANPYLILSADGKQVTHGDKRQNLPDTPQRFDYYGCVLGKQSFSSGRFYYEVQVRGKTKWDLGVVRENINRKGEITLEPQDGVWTVGLCDENQYEANAGPPVPLTLREKLETVGVFVDYEEGLVSFYDAKSRSHIYSFTAQSFTQKLYPFFCPSLNEGGKNSAPLIISPVLKTE